The sequence GACCTGCGGCGTGTCATGGAGGTTAGtgcggccggggctgggttaCCGGGGTTACGGGGGTTACAGGGGGTACAGTGGGTACAGTACGGGGGTGCGGGGGGTACAGGACAGGCCGAGGGGGGCAGTGagcattgtgtgtctctgtattacagaaAGCGGAATGTTCTGCCCATTTTATTTCCCTCTTTCCCTAATAATGTGACCGGGAGGGCGCTGCCACCGGGAGGAGAAGCTAAAGGTCACCCAGCTGAATCCCCGCATTGAGAATCTCATTGTTTTATTGATTTGCAGATATTTTGGGGGTTAAATCACTTAATCACAACTGAACgaaacagcaaataaaataataaaataccctTTTAGTTTTAGTTTCAGATTTAGTTTTAGTTTGGCAATTCGTGCATTCTATTTGTCCCCAGTTCCAGATGTAGTGAGTGAATGGAGCTTTGTGTATCTGTGGAGGAATGAGAAGGTGGAGCTGTTTTCATGGAGCTTTGTGTATCTGTGGAGGAATGAGAAGGTGGAGCTGTTTTCATGGAGCTTTGTGTATCTGTGGAGGAATGAGAAGGTGGAGCTGTTTTCATGGAGCTTTGTGTATCTGTGGAGGAATGAGAAGGTGGAGCTGTGTTCATGGAGCTTTGTGTATCTGTGGAGGAATGAGAAGGTGGAGCTGTTTTCATGGAGCTTTGTGTATCTGTGGAGGAATGAGAAGGTGGAgctttgtgtatctgtttgtggggGAATGAGAAGGTGGAGCTTTGTGTATCTGAGGAGGAATGAGAAGGTGGAGCTGTTTTCATGGAGCTTTGTGTATCTGTGGAGGAATGAGAAGGTGGAGCTGTTTTCATGGAGCTTTGTGTATCTGTGGAGGAATGAGAAGGTGGAGCTGTTTTCATGGAGTTTGTGTATCTGAGGAGGAATGAGAAGGTGGAGCTGTTTTCATGTACTGCTTCCTACTGGTATTAACCTCCTACAGCAACAATGCGGTGCTTGGCAGCTTCCTTTGTCAGTAGGCAAGCAGCTTGCATTTAGCATTCACAGTTGCattctatatgtatgtattgctgtattttctagttttttattttttttttgccttgatatcatgaattttatttccttcccgcttagtatgcccttggtttgtttagtgtttttatttcattgatCACAATATATTCCTTTTCTCTTGTAGATCATCATGTGGAAGACCTAATGATCATAATATGCTACCAGTGACTGGCGCGCAGACGCAGTCTGTCGTTTGAAATCCAGTCTCGTACTATCTTACTGTAAgtcattatattatttaaatgtacactgaCAGCTACTTAAAATGAATGTCATtgtgaaaataatttaaattactgATTGACAACtttaaagggttacaccaaccACTATGATAACTTAAGTGATTTGAAGTGTCCGTGGTGGTAGGAATCTGAATGTGCAGTTTTTCTGCTTGAAACCCTGCACACACTGAGGTATTTTTAaatgtgtgctgggggctagttgcacccccagcaccgTGTCTTACCGTGCACTCCGTTCCAAGCTGCCAATTCCATGAGTTTACTAGACAATGCACTGGCAACAGACATGATAATCTTTTCACTGTCACTATCTtctccctcctgcacccctgTATTGCAGACATaggatatatataataaaataaatcctcCCTCCTCATGTCCTTGCTGGCTCAGATTGCGTACATGTGCTCTGAGCTGGCAAAATGAACCAACCACAGGCTTCTCTTTGAGCTTGTGATTGGATCGCGCAGAGCCCTTGTGATATCAGGAGGGGCTGTGGAAGACAATACAGCGTGCTTTGTCCagtgctggattccaggtaagtaaaacttcttCTTGCAGGTTATTCTTCAAACAGAGAGGGGGAGACCTTATTCATAATGCTCAATATGGCATACTATACAGAAGGTAGGAATACCCcttttaaatggattatcagtTTTTTTTGGCTCACGCAAAATCCTGTTTCTGGCAACTTATGTCTGTCTACAAGTGTATCTGTTTGTGGAGGAATGAGAAGGTGGAGCAGATGTTATGTACTGCTTCCTACTGGTATTAACCTCCTACAGGAAAAATGCAGGTACATGGCTCCTTTTCACTTCTGTTGAGATCGTAGCTTGTATTTATGTATTACGCATTGACAATTGAAAATGAATATTGTATATAGAGGTCCTACACTACTAGCCAGGCCACTGAGTTTCTACTTGACAGGGATAACTGGTCATTCCCCAATAGCAagtagattttttaaaatttcttcATGAAGTGGTTGACTTTCTGGGGAACTAGTTGCAGAAGCAAACCATTTGGGTGCTAGTGGACAAGTCATCTTGGAGAGAGTCTTTAGGGAGGGAAAATGCAGAGACCCCACAAATGAGTTCCATTTTGCTTAATGCTGTAAATGCATACTAATGtttttcttaaagggttactacagcCTTTTGTCATTTTAATGCCAGGATTACCCTGGCGGATTACCCCGGGCCCCATTCCCTAGTAATGGGGTAAACCGCTTAGCAATGGTTTGCTGTCTTACCTGGGTTCCCGATGGGCTACTATTCTCCTTTCAGTGCTGGTGACTTGCTCCCAGCCCGCAGAAGCCGATGCAGTTGTCGTTGGATAAGAGAATTAACTGTCTGCTCTCAGGCAGTGCATGGCGCACTGTACATTAGTTCCGGGCTGGCCAAGGATTCCCcaatgatgctgccagaggtgttAAACTCTGTGTAGAGACTCCAAGCACCGTGATCACTTCAACtctctgttgtggttatggtgcttagagtaacacTTGGATGTACATTTAGCAGCTGGGAGAAAACATTTgagttaattaatacaataaaaaaaactccaCTGAAGTACTGTTAGTGATATTTCTTATAGTAAACTACTTTTTCTGTAAATATCATCTTGACATTTTATGCTGACCATTGTTTCTTGTAAAACACAAGTTCTGCATTCATTGCTCTGTTCCCTTTAGGTTACCAGTCAATGGACGTGAAGCACTATGGTAAGACACAGCAAGCTGCAGAAACAGATCCTCAGTCTGTACAAACAGTTTTTGCGAGCTGGGAAGGAGAAACCTGGGTTCTTACCCAGAATCCAGCAGGAATTCAGGAATAATGCCAAAATTGCAAAGACTGATGTCATGCACATAGAATATCTTATGAGGCGTGGAAACAGACAGCTGGAACAGTTAAAAGATGTCACTACAAAGCAGCTCGGTTCCTTTGTTAAAACCTTATCTGATTCAGACCATTAGCGAAAATGTTAATAGCTGTgtttattgcacatttttttatataaacattataactttgcttgtatatattattacatgttgaaaataagaaatttgacgttaatatattaaaatactaaaaccaaacaaaattACTATTGTCAATAAATTACTGACTAAACTTGAGATTCTGTGTTAAATTGCACTTGCAAGTAATGAACATAATCTTGGCTGAGTGAAAAAAAATACTAGGAGAAAAATAACATGCGTTAAATTGACATGTATACTAATTActattaaagggccactaaacattaacaaaaaataactgctggctctttaataatacaaaatatatttggaTGTCTGAGCAGTGAGTTTACCCTGCAGAGAAGTCTGTTTTTATTCTAAAGTATGAACAGATTTCTCAAAACTGAGTatcgtaatttttttatttttttttaagtttagtgGCTCTCTGAAATCTGTTCAGCGCTTCTCAATCTGTTGCCGCTGTGAGGGGAGATGGTTAAATATATACCCATTAGCAGTAATTAAAGCGTTACCccaagcctgctgtagtggttatgaggaGTTCCCTGGTAATGTTCTCTGGTAGTGGGGCTAACGGTTTAGTAATGGTTTGCCCCTTAACTGGGTTCCCACTTGGCTCAGATGATCCCTAATGGTCTTGTGACAGGCTTCTGCAGAGCACCACACCAGAAAGCATTGCCAT comes from Pelobates fuscus isolate aPelFus1 chromosome 5, aPelFus1.pri, whole genome shotgun sequence and encodes:
- the SDHAF1 gene encoding succinate dehydrogenase assembly factor 1, mitochondrial; protein product: MVRHSKLQKQILSLYKQFLRAGKEKPGFLPRIQQEFRNNAKIAKTDVMHIEYLMRRGNRQLEQLKDVTTKQLGSFVKTLSDSDH